Genomic window (Methanobrevibacter ruminantium):
TATCTGTGCAGTAATCGCACAAACATTTACAGTGACTTGCTTTGTTGACATCAATCCAAATACCTCAAATGTTCTTGAAATCGGCATTTCAATCCTGACTTTCTTTTTGGCACCAATAACTGCAATCTCTACAAAAAGATTAGTTTCATTGAATTTGAGAAGAGTGAATGATGAAAAAGATAGAAAAATAAAATCTACCCTAAAAGATTATTTCTAATAATAAAAAAAGAAAAATATTTAAATCAAAAAAATATTCTAATAATGATTTTAAAATAATTATTTGAGGATTATTTAAAATGAACATTTATTTTCTTATGAGGAACTGTTCTTCTGTATTTTACTCTTGGATAACCGATTATGAATGCAGAATACATATGCTTATCACTGTCTATTTCTGGGAAGAATTCCGTTAATCTGTCATGGCCCAATTCATCTGCCTTTAGGGTGAACAATGAATAGAATCCTCCAAGACCCATTGTATAAGCCAATAGCTCAAGTCTTGTATTTGCAATGATTGCATTTGCCGGACTTTTGGAAAATGATAAGATCATTTGACTTCCTTCCCAAAGAAGCGGATGATTCTTATAATCTCCTTCTCCTCTAAGATACTCGCCAAATTGCTTTATTCTGAAGAATTCATCCTCTTCCACTTTAATTATATCATAAGCCAAATGCATGAAATCATCTAATTTTTCATCAAGAACAACGAACTCCACATCTTGAGCATTTTGAGCACTTGGACTGTAATAGGCTGCTTCAAATAGCTTATCAAAAGTTTCCTTATCTATTTTTTTATTCTTGAACCAGCGAATGCTTCTGCGTTGCTTTAAAAACTGTAAAAATTCTTCAGATATTATAGGGATTTCACGAGGATTATAATCTTCAACACGTTCTGATTGATTTTCAAACACATTTAATGAAATGCTGCCTGTTGGACAAATTGAAA
Coding sequences:
- a CDS encoding nitroreductase family protein, whose product is MFENQSERVEDYNPREIPIISEEFLQFLKQRRSIRWFKNKKIDKETFDKLFEAAYYSPSAQNAQDVEFVVLDEKLDDFMHLAYDIIKVEEDEFFRIKQFGEYLRGEGDYKNHPLLWEGSQMILSFSKSPANAIIANTRLELLAYTMGLGGFYSLFTLKADELGHDRLTEFFPEIDSDKHMYSAFIIGYPRVKYRRTVPHKKINVHFK